Proteins from one Fusobacterium periodonticum 1_1_41FAA genomic window:
- the malQ gene encoding 4-alpha-glucanotransferase, whose amino-acid sequence MKRECGVLLAISSLPSAYGIGDFGKEAYRFVDFLEASGQSLWQILPLCPVEYGNSPYQSPSTFAGNFLYLDLEDLVDNEYLTQGDIDVLKSEVSSVDYEYIKSQKESLLKKASQAFFYKNTEESEFKKFQSENQFWLEDYALFLSLNKKFKGKMWNTWDKGYKFRERKSIEEAKKEFEEEYKYESFIQYYFYKQWKKLKDYANSKGIKIIGDLPIYVASNSADTWQHPKLFCFDKHLKIKAMAGCPPDYFSKKGQLWGNVLYDWEAMKKDNYSWWEQRIKHSFLLYDILRLDHFRGFASYWAIRYGEKTAINGRWEIGPRIQFFRDLERKVKNIDIIAEDLGTLTADVFKLLRQTNYPNMKVLQFGLTEWDNMYNPKNYTENSVAYTGTHDNMSMVEWYSTLNKNEKFICDENLKNFLNNYNTNIWEPIQWRAIEALYASKSNRVIVPLQDILGLGADSRMNTPSTVGDNWVWRVYWEYRHGDLENKLYNLAKRYQRI is encoded by the coding sequence ATGAAAAGAGAATGTGGAGTTTTATTAGCAATTAGTTCTCTTCCAAGTGCTTATGGAATCGGAGATTTTGGGAAAGAAGCATATCGTTTTGTTGATTTCTTAGAAGCTTCAGGGCAAAGCTTGTGGCAAATATTACCACTATGTCCTGTTGAATACGGAAACTCTCCTTATCAATCACCTTCTACTTTTGCAGGTAATTTTTTATATTTAGATTTAGAAGATTTAGTTGACAACGAATATTTAACACAAGGGGATATTGATGTTTTAAAAAGTGAAGTATCCTCTGTTGATTATGAATATATAAAAAGCCAGAAAGAGTCTTTATTGAAAAAGGCCTCTCAGGCTTTTTTTTACAAAAACACAGAAGAAAGTGAATTTAAGAAATTTCAAAGTGAAAATCAATTTTGGTTAGAAGACTATGCTCTTTTTCTATCTTTAAATAAAAAATTTAAGGGTAAAATGTGGAACACTTGGGATAAAGGCTATAAGTTTAGAGAAAGAAAATCTATAGAAGAAGCAAAAAAAGAATTTGAAGAAGAATATAAATATGAAAGTTTTATTCAGTATTATTTCTATAAACAATGGAAAAAGTTAAAAGATTATGCCAATAGTAAAGGAATAAAAATTATAGGAGATTTACCTATATATGTTGCTAGCAATAGTGCAGATACTTGGCAACATCCAAAACTATTCTGCTTTGATAAGCATCTAAAGATAAAAGCAATGGCAGGTTGTCCACCAGATTATTTTTCTAAAAAAGGACAATTATGGGGAAATGTTCTCTATGATTGGGAAGCTATGAAAAAAGATAACTATTCTTGGTGGGAGCAAAGAATAAAACATAGTTTTTTACTTTATGACATTCTAAGATTAGATCATTTTAGAGGCTTTGCTTCTTATTGGGCTATTCGTTATGGAGAAAAAACCGCTATCAATGGAAGATGGGAAATAGGTCCAAGAATACAATTTTTTAGAGATTTGGAAAGAAAAGTTAAAAATATAGATATTATAGCAGAGGACTTAGGAACATTAACAGCAGATGTATTTAAACTTTTAAGACAAACGAACTATCCAAATATGAAAGTACTGCAATTTGGTTTAACAGAATGGGATAATATGTACAATCCTAAAAATTATACTGAAAACTCAGTAGCTTATACAGGTACTCATGATAATATGTCTATGGTGGAATGGTATTCTACTTTGAATAAAAATGAAAAATTTATCTGTGATGAAAATTTAAAAAATTTTTTAAACAACTATAACACAAATATATGGGAGCCTATTCAATGGAGAGCAATAGAAGCTCTATATGCTTCAAAATCAAATAGGGTTATAGTACCTTTACAAGATATATTAGGTTTGGGAGCAGATTCAAGAATGAATACTCCATCAACAGTTGGAGATAACTGGGTATGGAGAGTCTATTGGGAATATAGACATGGTGATTTAGAAAATAAATTATATAATTTAGCAAAAAGGTATCAAAGAATTTAG